In Bradysia coprophila strain Holo2 unplaced genomic scaffold, BU_Bcop_v1 contig_24, whole genome shotgun sequence, one genomic interval encodes:
- the LOC119077995 gene encoding protein DDB_G0276689, giving the protein MESQVNNICSLIKQLNVNDDSIVQNRKIKDIYMAQDFHNVTGEDHMLKETFALFNNCALDDPKFGVNLALVFSSRSLDTFAENASAIRAEMLNTLQKNYTNADVLRNERIKQFYNSLTLLGEYYNRCRISSAPVTVLGSALFEWLRRQLETVTQKASADPSFTIDEEFAKLILTQITLNGLLAQPTHKTEIDALLFLIRKCLIEVSQLTSNIKALFLMTLDLYYSKFSNIGKELESMYAKFLIDESAAAESESDRNTPVSTTEVNSLNKLRTELSGLGRGRNKQDFRINSEYIGKPLKASERLIYAQQQAQTLRNKDETEEILQEKLFEKEMQDRNYENLKIVEQQTSSECPPISPNKSNDDNPPTTTTKSKSTKERKEDQAYFLVKASSVRQRLKAPEPQPVVGLTDWYAEVESSAQNETSPGSVSSESTKRIQNGFHSNASNPTSPNEIRRNNQMNHSFRSIRSDYSTRSMDRVGNPRYDKYENKRHYNRGYYNHNNSGNYNNNNFQNNRNNYQHGRDHGPNHGQYHDQQQNQNRYPNRRQNSDKGQNYSNKKNDNRGGNRVGGGGGGVGTGSGYNSNNYQHNRSYPSKSYGNRNRRQSYQHDDRSITPKPFDGENWDDK; this is encoded by the exons atggaaagccAAGTGAACAATATCTGCTCGCTAATCAAACAGTTGAATGTGAATGATGATTCAATTGTCCAGAACCGAAAAATCAAGGATATATACATGGCACAGGACTTCCATAATGTTACAGGTGAAGACCACATGTTGAA GGAAACATTCGCACTGTTCAACAATTGTGCCCTCGATGACCCGAAATTCGGCGTAAATTTGGCGTTGGTTTTCTCGTCCAGATCATTAGACACATTTGCAGAAAATGCTTCGGCAATTCGAGCCGAAATGTTGAATACCCTCCAGAAGAACTATACGA ATGCTGATGTGCTGCGAAACGAAcgaattaaacaattttacaattcGTTGACATTGCTGGGAGAGTACTACAATCGGTGTCGAATCAGCAGCGCCCCGGTGACTGTACTTGGAAGTGCCCTATTCGAATGGCTGAGGAGACAACTGGAGACAGTCACACAGAAAGCATCAGCCGATCCATCATTTACAATTGACGAGGAGTTCGCTAAATTGATCCTAACGCAAATCACATTAAATGGGCTTTTAGCGCAACCAACGCATAAAACCGAAATCGATGCATTACTGTTCCTCATACGGAAGTGTTTGATCGAGGTGTCACAGCTCACGTCCAACATCAAAGCACTGTTTCTGATGACACTGGACCTGTACTACAGCAAATTTTCCAACATCGGCAAGGAATTGGAGAGTATGTACGCAAAGTTCCTGATCGACGAAAGTGCTGCGGCCGAAAGCGAATCCGATCGGAATACACCGGTTTCAACGACGGAAGTGAATAGCTTGAATAAATTGCGCACCGAATTGAGTGGATTGGGTCGGGGCCGAAACAAACAAGACTTTCGAATCAACAGCGAATACATCGGAAAACCACTAAAAGCCAGCGAACGGTTGATTTACGCTCAGCAACAGGCCCAGACGCTTAGAAACAAAGATGAAACGGAAGAAATTCTGCAAGAGAAATTGTTCGAAAAGGAGATGCAAGACAGGAACTatgaaaacttgaaaatcgTAGAACAGCAAACGTCCAGTGAATGTCCACCAATATCACCGAACAAGTCGAACGACGATAATCCACCGACGACAACAACCAAATCGAAATCGACCAAGGAGCGGAAAGAAGACCAGGCCTATTTTTTAGTTAAGGCATCGAGTGTCCGGCAACGGTTAAAAGCGCCCGAACCACAGCCAGTGGTCGGTCTGACCGATTGGTATGCCGAGGTGGAAAGCAGCGCGCAGAACGAAACCAGTCCTGGTTCGGTGAGCAGCGAGAGTACAAAGCGAATCCAGAATGGTTTCCATTCGAATGCATCAAATCCTACAAGCCCGAATGAAATTCGTCGCAACAATCAGATGAATCACAGCTTTCGCAGCATACGAAGCGATTattcgactcgttcaatggaTCGGGTAGGCAATCCACGGTACGACAAATACGAGAACAAGCGGCATTACAACAGGGGCTACTACAATCACAACAACAGCGGcaattacaacaacaacaatttccaGAATAACCGAAATAATTATCAGCATGGACGCGATCACGGTCCGAATCACGGTCAATATCAcgatcaacaacaaaatcaaaacagaTATCCGAATCGACGTCAGAACAGTGATAAAGGACAGAACTATTcgaataagaaaaatgataatCGTGGTGGTAACAGAGTTGGTGGTGGCGGAGGTGGAGTTGGCACCGGTTCAGGTTACAACTCCAACAATTACCAACACAATCGATCGTATCCGTCAAAATCGTATGGGAATAGAAACCGGCGACAAAGCTACCAGCATGATGATCGATCGATTACGCCGAAACCGTTCGATGGCGAGAATTGGGAcgataaatga
- the LOC119077996 gene encoding E3 ubiquitin-protein ligase RFWD3 encodes MFYQAEPEGSAVVAVAADHDPVVAAVEEVVTINSTSPPAAQRNQTLQAIDPNVIVIDDTQPTSTNSLGNPSADYNTTPSRKRTRKSQLTEATPKKPKICENDDDGSICPICLDNWDTDGVHRLVSLKCGHLFGDSCIRRWIQENNKCCPSCKKKATRNEIRPIYANKVIATDTTEINEYKKLLEKEQQATKMHRDEIDTLRFQLKLQRDTVHKLEQDLAELKKSAINLSNSVTSTRPKSYKLFMEKNIEISRDGGCKVMVHGKRIKSLMITQKSTQSLFPGYGIRFIDSTTFRPSNEFLHASTKQMRDLCLDNDDDHLLTTSLDKGAKLFSVQQRRVVSTFSPDDQSFWAAAFDCDRPKFVYLGAERGGSTFIYDIRNPQTFVQELKAEDDKSPIIKICPMPSRDDFPFGGFFVCKLSSVWFYEFDAAQQTIGTKLAVDGPFISMSYEAQTQHIVISARPTSNHRKSRFIVAELMKVEDSTHIRIWGTCLGSTVQSAMRRSAQIRIDDKNSIVAAYLEDTKSLCTWTAPNCARMTTASLGDPVVDLCPIYSSVNTYLTALSDNRCRVYKLEVSET; translated from the exons atgttttatcaagCTGAACCAGAAGGATCAGCAGTCGTTGCTGTTGCTGCTGATCACGATCCTGTTGTCGCAGCAGTCGAAGAAGTCGTAACAATAAATTCCACCAGTCCACCAGCTGCACAAAGAAATCAAACGCTACAGGCCATCGATCCCAATGTTATTGTCATTGATGATACACAGCCCACATCGACGAATTCACTAGGAAATCCGTCTGCTGATTACAACACAACGCCATCACGAAAGCGAACAAG AAAATCACAACTGACGGAGGCCACCccgaaaaaaccgaaaatttgtgaaaacgATGATGATGGTTCCATTTGCCCGATTTGTTTGGATAATTGGGATACTGATGGTGTCCATcgtttggtatcgttgaagTGTGGCCATTTGTTTGGGGAT TCGTGCATTCGGCG ATGGATCCAGGAGAACAATAAATGTTGCCCGTCGTGTAAGAAAAAGGCTACGAGAAATGAGATTCGTCCGATATACGCCAACAAGGTGATCGCAACAGATACCACCGAAATAAacgaatacaaaaaattgctGGAAAAGGAGCAACAGGCCACCAAAATGCATCGAGACGAGATCGATACGTTGCGATTTCAGCTGAAACTGCAACGCGACACTGTGCACAAGCTCGAACAAGATCTGGCCGAACTTAAAAAGTCTGCAATCAACTTGAGCAATTCTGTCACTTCGACAAGACCAAAGTCGTACAAactttttatggaaaagaacATAGAGATCAGCAGAGACGGCGGTTGCAAAGTTATGGTCCATGGCAAACGGATCAAGTCACTGATGATAACGCAGAAATCAACGCAGAGTCTCTTTCCCGGATACGGCATCCGATTTATTGATTCCACAACATTCCGACCGTCAAATGAGTTCCTGCATGCATCGACAAAACAAATGCGAGACTTGTGCTTGGACAACGATGACGACCACTTACTGACGACCTCGTTGGACAAGGGTGCAAAGCTGTTCAGCGTTCAGCAACGGCGCGTTGTAAGCACATTTTCGCCCGACGACCAATCGTTTTGGGCGGCTGCCTTCGACTGTGACCGACCGAAATTCGTTTATTTGGGAGCCGAGCGCGGTGGAAGCACCTTCATTTATGACATTCGGAATCCGCAAACATTCGTTCAAGAACTGAAAGCCGAGGACGACAAGAGTCCCATTATCAAAATTTGTCCGATGCCTTCACGAGACGACTTCCCATTCGgtggtttttttgtgtgcaaactgaGCAGCGTTTGGTTTTACGAATTCGATGCAGCACAGCAGACGATCGGCACAAAGCTGGCGGTGGATGGtccatttatttcaatgagtTACGAGGCGCAGACTCAACACATTGTCATATCTGCTAGACCAACGAGTAATCATAGAAAGTCTCGCTTCATTGTTGCAGAACTAATGAAAGTGGAGGACTCAACGCATATACGGATATGGGGAACATGTCTGGGTTCGACTGTACAATCGGCTATGCGGCGTAGCGCTCAGATTCGTATTGACGACAAGAATTCGATTGTTGCCGCATATTTGGAGGACACGAAATCGTTGTGCACATGGACCGCACCGAACTGTGCCCGAATGACAACGGCTTCGTTGGGCGACCCAGTGGTGGATCTTTGTCCGATATATTCATCAGTCAATACGTATCTGACGGCTCTGTCGGACAACAGGTGTCGAGTTTATAAATTAGAAGTTTCGGAAACTTAG
- the LOC119077997 gene encoding uracil phosphoribosyltransferase homolog produces the protein MGTAPNTNYTTDISFGENLKILQHNDQICELQTIIRDKNTTRSDFKFYADRLIRLVIEESLNQLPYSVCKVQTPTGAIYDGLKYRSGNCGVSIVRSGEAMEQGLRDCCRSIRIGKILVESDAETHVAKVVYARFPDDIARRQVLLMYPIMSTGNTVVQAVNVLKEHGVPEGCIILSNLFCTPMAAKTIISAFPEMKILTSELHPVAPNHFGQRYFGTD, from the exons atGGGCACCGCACCAAACACAAACTATACCACCGACATCAGTTTCGGGGAGAATCTGAAAATACTACAGCACAACGACCAGATCTGCGAACTACAAACCATAATTCGAGACAA AAACACAACACGCAGTGATTTTAAGTTTTACGCCGATCGACTGATCCGCTTAGTCATCGAGGAAAGTCTTAACCAGCTACCATATTCTGTCTGCAAAGTGCAGACTCCGACTGGAGCAATTTATg ATGGTCTCAAATATCGGTCTGGCAATTGTGGCGTTTCGATTGTGCGGTCGGGTGAGGCAATGGAACAAGGACTGCGGGACTGTTGCCGCTCGATTCGAATCGGGAAAATTTTAGTCGAATCAGATGCAGAAACACACGTTGCCAAAGTTGTTTATGCCCGATTTCCAGACGATATTGCGCGAAGACAGGTCTTGCTCATGTACCCAATTATGAGCACTGGCAATACGGTTGTACAG GCGGTCAATGTACTCAAGGAGCACGGTGTGCCAGAAGGTTGCATAATTTTGTCGAATCTATTCTGTACACCGATGGCAGCGAAAACGATAATCTCAGCCTTTcctgaaatgaaaattctgacaTCTGAACTGCATCCAGTCGCTCCTAATCACTTTGGACAGAGATATTTCGGAACGGACTGA
- the LOC119077998 gene encoding uncharacterized protein LOC119077998: MITVDSCLCFKLETGGLIIGWLSIIGNLLFATIFAIFVILLCVFSCQDMAEQLDLETCNSFRGVFIGVFVVIIILCILVAYAAWKLIQGTKARDHFKVKPMMILLGIVTVLSALQILTLTAAGIVNGLIQFVVDAYFFVVIYSLYDRFRTEYESGGNNRPNLQYQAAGKV; this comes from the exons ATGATAACCGTTGACTCGTGTCTGTGTTTTAAGCTCGAGACCGGAG GTCTCATTATCGGCTGGCTGTCAATCATTGGCAACTTATTGTTCGCGAccatttttgcaattttcgtGATACTGCTATGTGTCTTCAGTTGCCAAGACATGGCGGAACAACTAGACCTTGAGACGTGCAACAGTTTCCGAGGAG taTTCATTGGGGTGTTCGTGGTAATCATTATATTATGTATATTGGTTGCATACGCTGCTTGGAAACTGATTCAAGGAACAAAAGCG CGTGATCATTTCAAGGTCAAACCGATGATGATTCTGTTAGGTATTGTGACAGTCCTATCCGCCCTCCAAATCTTAACGCTAACAGCAGCTGGTATCGTTAACGGATTGATACAATTTGTCGTCGATGCCTACTTCTTCGTGGTCATTTACTCACTGTACGATCGTTTCCGAACCGAATACGAAAGTGGCGGCAACAACAGGCCGAATCTTCAATATCAAGCCGCTGGAAAAGTTTAA